Proteins encoded in a region of the Perca fluviatilis chromosome 8, GENO_Pfluv_1.0, whole genome shotgun sequence genome:
- the ascl1b gene encoding achaete-scute homolog 1b yields the protein METTTITTTQTAFTFGLTERHASLSLHAPAQDCAVPAVHPGTNAAGFQSKTKVLKRQRSSSPELLRCKRRLSFNGLGYSIPQQQPVAVARRNERERNRVKQVNMGFQTLRQHVPNGAANKKMSKVETLRSAVEYIRALQQLLDEHDAVSAAFQCGLPSPTISNSYSADPESPHSTYSSDEGSYEPLSSEEQELLDFTTWFDRY from the coding sequence ATGGAAACTACAACAATCACCACCACGCAGACGGCATTCACCTTTGGACTTACTGAAAGACACGCCAGCCTCAGCCTGCACGCCCCGGCCCAGGACTGCGCCGTGCCCGCCGTGCACCCCGGCACCAACGCTGCCGGCTTCCAAAGCAAAACCAAGGTGCTGAAGAGACAGCGCTCCAGCTCGCCGGAGCTCCTGCGCTGCAAGCGGCGTCTGAGCTTCAACGGCCTCGGCTACTCCATCCCTCAGCAGCAGCCCGTGGCCGTGGCCCGGCGGAACGAAAGAGAGAGGAACCGGGTCAAACAAGTCAACATGGGTTTCCAGACGCTGCGCCAGCATGTGCCCAACGGCGCCGCCAACAAGAAGATGAGCAAAGTGGAGACCCTGAGGTCTGCGGTGGAGTACATCAGGGCTCTGCAGCAACTTCTGGACGAGCATGACGCCGTGTCGGCTGCTTTCCAGTGCGGGTTGCCATCCCCGACAATCTCCAACAGCTACTCCGCCGACCCGGAGTCGCCTCACTCCACCTACTCGTCAGACGAAGGCAGCTATGAGCCCCTGAGCTCCGAGGAACAGGAGCTGTTGGACTTTACAACCTGGTTCGACAGGTACTGA